A genomic window from Desulfuromonadales bacterium includes:
- a CDS encoding alpha/beta hydrolase, translating into MRKMILLLVLPLALVFGGEAAGAAVQPYFYPFVSPYEATVMDLPAVYLAELPAEVPTKVFKLKVFPKRRTPDVFWYEDGLYCSLAPQPQRAPLIFVIAGTGSRFNSPIMLKLQRAYYQAGFHVVSITSPTHMNFVVNASESFMPGDLREDARDLYRVMQQAWKKVRSEVEVSSFALAGYSLGGTQAAFVSMLDEEKKLFDFRKVLLLNPPVSLFNSVSALDRLLVENIPGGEENFNRWFQSVLLNVAAVSREMGYVELTGEFLYQAYKRQPPIEENLKALIGLSFRMDSANMIFTADVMNGGGYILPTQVQLNNSTSLTPYAMVAFRTSFVDYFHEYLFPYLQRREPDLTEPALIERLSLRSIEPYLRSAEKIGLVGNEDDVTLMPGEIEYLQEVFGDRAKIFPTGGHLGNVNHPDVVRFMTDFLTGKEQ; encoded by the coding sequence ATGCGGAAAATGATCCTGCTGCTGGTGTTGCCGCTGGCACTGGTGTTCGGCGGCGAAGCCGCCGGAGCTGCGGTCCAGCCCTACTTCTATCCCTTCGTCAGCCCCTACGAAGCGACCGTCATGGACCTGCCGGCGGTCTACCTGGCCGAGCTGCCGGCAGAGGTGCCGACCAAGGTGTTCAAACTGAAGGTTTTTCCCAAGCGCAGGACCCCGGACGTTTTCTGGTACGAAGACGGGCTCTACTGCTCGCTGGCGCCGCAGCCGCAGCGGGCGCCGCTGATCTTCGTCATCGCCGGCACCGGCTCGCGCTTCAACTCGCCGATCATGCTCAAGCTGCAGCGGGCCTACTACCAGGCGGGCTTTCATGTCGTCTCGATCACTTCGCCGACGCACATGAATTTCGTCGTCAACGCCTCCGAAAGCTTCATGCCGGGCGACCTGCGGGAGGATGCCCGCGACCTCTACCGGGTCATGCAACAGGCCTGGAAAAAGGTGCGCAGCGAGGTCGAGGTCTCGAGCTTCGCCCTGGCCGGCTACAGCCTCGGCGGCACCCAGGCCGCCTTCGTCTCGATGCTGGACGAGGAGAAGAAGCTCTTCGACTTCCGCAAGGTGCTCCTGCTCAATCCGCCGGTCAGCCTCTTCAACTCGGTCAGCGCCCTCGACCGGCTGCTGGTCGAAAACATCCCCGGTGGGGAGGAGAACTTCAACCGCTGGTTCCAGTCGGTCCTGCTCAACGTCGCCGCCGTCTCCAGGGAGATGGGGTATGTGGAACTGACCGGCGAGTTCCTCTACCAGGCCTACAAGCGCCAGCCTCCTATCGAAGAGAATTTGAAGGCTTTGATCGGCCTCTCCTTCCGGATGGACTCGGCCAACATGATCTTCACCGCCGATGTGATGAACGGTGGCGGCTACATCTTGCCGACGCAGGTGCAGCTGAACAACTCGACCTCGCTCACTCCCTACGCGATGGTCGCCTTCCGCACCAGCTTCGTCGACTATTTCCACGAATATCTCTTCCCCTACCTCCAGCGGCGGGAGCCAGACCTGACCGAGCCGGCGCTGATCGAGCGGCTGAGCCTGCGCAGCATCGAGCCCTACCTGCGCAGCGCCGAGAAAATCGGCCTGGTGGGGAACGAGGACGACGTCACCCTGATGCCCGGGGAGATCGAGTACCTGCAGGAGGTCTTCGGCGACCGGGCGAAGATCTTCCCCACTGGGGGCCATCTCGGCAACGTC
- a CDS encoding TAXI family TRAP transporter solute-binding subunit → MGRCSLLRGIILALLLAATFARPVTGWAGEVKKLAIGSGNTAGVYYAAAAALAKVVNRHSPDTGLYLINQPSQGSEQNIDDVLQGKVAFGLAQADMLFKAANGLGPWEGHPQADLRGILALHSEALTLVAADDAGITGLADLKGKRVNIGAPGSADNENAQQLLELVGVGPEDVQLRKEPAALASDLLQAGEIDAYFYTVGHPNLSVREASSGERKVQLVPLPPEMVEAFIASRNLLHPVTIPVEHYPGLERREPVPSIGVKAVLFARADLDEATVRLLVRTVLENLDRFRRQHLAISALEAPEMAAVPVLSLHPGAQDYLREAGLLQ, encoded by the coding sequence ATGGGAAGGTGCAGTCTTCTGCGCGGGATCATCCTGGCATTGCTGCTGGCGGCCACGTTCGCCAGGCCGGTCACCGGCTGGGCCGGCGAGGTGAAAAAACTGGCCATCGGCTCGGGCAATACCGCAGGCGTCTACTACGCCGCTGCCGCCGCCCTGGCCAAGGTGGTCAACCGCCACAGCCCGGACACCGGCCTGTACCTGATCAACCAGCCGTCACAGGGTTCGGAACAGAACATCGACGACGTGCTGCAGGGGAAGGTCGCCTTCGGCCTGGCCCAGGCCGACATGCTGTTCAAGGCGGCGAACGGACTCGGCCCCTGGGAGGGTCACCCGCAGGCCGACCTGCGCGGCATTCTCGCCCTGCACAGCGAGGCGTTGACGCTGGTTGCCGCCGACGACGCGGGAATTACCGGTCTCGCTGACCTCAAGGGGAAGCGGGTCAACATCGGCGCCCCCGGCTCCGCCGACAACGAGAATGCGCAACAGCTGCTGGAGTTGGTCGGCGTCGGGCCGGAGGATGTCCAACTGCGCAAGGAGCCGGCCGCCCTCGCCTCCGACCTGCTGCAGGCGGGCGAGATAGACGCCTACTTCTACACCGTCGGCCATCCCAACCTGTCGGTCCGCGAAGCGAGCTCCGGCGAGCGCAAAGTGCAACTGGTGCCGCTGCCTCCGGAGATGGTCGAGGCCTTCATTGCCAGCCGGAACCTTCTCCACCCCGTCACCATTCCGGTGGAGCACTATCCCGGGCTGGAGCGACGCGAACCGGTGCCGAGCATCGGTGTGAAGGCCGTCCTCTTCGCTCGCGCCGACCTGGACGAGGCGACGGTCCGCCTGCTGGTGCGGACGGTGTTGGAGAATCTCGACCGCTTCCGCCGCCAGCATCTGGCCATCTCCGCACTGGAGGCGCCGGAGATGGCCGCGGTGCCGGTGCTGTCGCTGCACCCCGGGGCGCAGGACTACCTGCGCGAGGCGGGGCTGCTGCAATGA
- the ydiK gene encoding AI-2E family transporter YdiK: protein MSTSPTRDLTRTTLAVLFIGMLIAACIWILRPFLLPLLWATMIVVATWPLMLGAQARLWGRRGLAVAVMTLALLLVFFVPFTLAIAAIVQNADEIIEWARSLGTATLGPPPEWLGKIPAVGRRLVEQWQELAVSGHEAVTARLAPYAGKFVAWFVAQAGSLGMLFVEFLMTVLLAALLYAGGERAADGVCRFARRLAGRRGEDAIILAGRAVRGVALGVVVTAMVQAVLGGVGLAVAGVPFVSVLTAVMFISSLIQVGPIPVLLPAVGWLYWSGHPFAGTLLLVWTVVAANLDNVLRPILIRKGVDLPMLLILAGSIGGLIAFGIIGLFIGPVLLAVSYTLLTAWIEGDVGQASE from the coding sequence ATGTCGACCTCGCCCACCCGCGACCTCACCCGCACCACTCTGGCCGTCCTGTTCATCGGCATGCTCATTGCCGCCTGCATCTGGATCCTGCGCCCCTTCCTGCTGCCGCTGCTCTGGGCAACGATGATCGTCGTCGCCACGTGGCCGTTGATGCTCGGCGCGCAGGCCCGGCTCTGGGGCCGGCGTGGCCTCGCCGTAGCGGTCATGACGCTGGCGCTGCTGCTGGTTTTCTTCGTCCCCTTCACCCTCGCCATCGCCGCGATCGTTCAGAACGCCGACGAGATCATCGAGTGGGCCAGATCCCTGGGAACCGCCACCCTCGGGCCGCCGCCGGAATGGCTCGGCAAAATCCCGGCCGTTGGCCGCCGGCTGGTCGAGCAATGGCAGGAGTTGGCAGTCTCGGGGCACGAAGCAGTGACCGCTCGCCTGGCCCCGTATGCCGGAAAATTCGTCGCCTGGTTCGTTGCCCAGGCCGGCAGCCTCGGGATGCTGTTCGTCGAGTTCCTGATGACCGTGCTTCTCGCTGCCCTCCTCTATGCCGGTGGTGAGAGAGCCGCCGACGGGGTTTGCCGGTTTGCCCGTCGCCTGGCCGGCCGTCGGGGGGAGGATGCCATCATACTCGCCGGCCGCGCGGTCCGCGGTGTCGCCCTCGGTGTGGTCGTCACCGCCATGGTGCAGGCGGTGTTGGGGGGAGTCGGTCTCGCCGTCGCCGGGGTACCGTTCGTGTCGGTGCTGACCGCAGTGATGTTCATTTCGTCGCTCATCCAGGTCGGCCCGATCCCCGTGCTGCTCCCGGCGGTGGGATGGCTCTACTGGAGCGGGCATCCATTCGCCGGCACTCTGCTGCTGGTCTGGACTGTCGTTGCCGCCAATCTCGACAACGTCCTGCGTCCCATCCTGATCAGGAAGGGGGTCGACCTGCCGATGCTGCTTATTCTCGCCGGCAGCATCGGCGGCCTGATCGCCTTCGGCATCATCGGGCTGTTCATTGGCCCGGTGCTGCTGGCGGTCAGCTATACCCTGCTGACCGCCTGGATCGAGGGGGACGTAGGGCAGGCGAGCGAATAG
- a CDS encoding mechanosensitive ion channel domain-containing protein has product MMRRTAMPPRPTPLQLLAAGLWLLVALASAAWAELPGLGTKEPPVAQTEGGEAAPPSPEMLEQALTATREQLQSFQALLEATPAQQFGATDEEAAQKMVLLDRQARAYDHHILALRELAEMRLANQDLAAKMAGWEGFGIAPPYPLSLLDELRDSIGAQNILIKKDRILQSFAQQDLDRARQTLKEAQQRRRQVAELLEKPALAGDQLRQEWLDDLARLAEASAQAEILSAGARQKMTEMALALHNDKLAFLERQLRVANATPAVFSQAELEKKLAAVATEQQQLEAEQLRVGRESSLGQERLQQARQELQRARAAAVGQAEIEQLQETLELRQAQSDNLALKAEFYKIRDVVLRYEKSIWGERYRVVRGVDSAELEKLAERLQGAQRRAEEYRSYLDSSLKLAQNLALNQRQRLADLGPGAAAREPVQQQLDNYVERSDFLLKALGTVDDILRLQNHLIDEVQERRQQTSGEQQLQGTAARAWELVRRSWSYELFVVEDTILVNGQAVTKERPVTIGKVAVALAILVVGLWLVFLIRDRVRGLAARFLKLEVGTAVLVEKILTALVVIAVFVFALITVKIPLTIFAFMGGALAIGVGFGAQNLINNFISGMILLFERPIKVGDVIEVDGNRGRVIEIGARCSQVRRFDGFDMLVPNSEFLQKSVINLTLADELIRLKVRVGVAYGSPTREVVQIMSEAMAEHGRILKQPEPVVLFEDFGDSALIFSAYFWAQVSPSYDYRIIESDYRHMLDHRFGEAGIVMAFPQLDVHLDRATPVRRAERGAEKSGSPPGTGPSV; this is encoded by the coding sequence ATGATGAGGCGCACAGCCATGCCGCCTCGCCCCACGCCGCTGCAGCTCTTGGCCGCCGGGCTCTGGCTCCTCGTCGCCCTGGCGTCCGCCGCCTGGGCGGAACTGCCCGGGCTTGGGACAAAGGAGCCGCCTGTTGCCCAGACCGAAGGGGGCGAAGCCGCTCCCCCCTCTCCCGAAATGCTCGAGCAGGCTCTGACGGCTACCCGAGAGCAGCTGCAGAGCTTCCAGGCACTGCTCGAGGCGACGCCGGCGCAGCAGTTCGGTGCGACCGATGAAGAGGCCGCGCAAAAAATGGTTCTTCTCGATCGGCAGGCGCGGGCTTACGACCATCACATCCTCGCTCTGCGCGAGTTGGCGGAAATGCGCCTGGCCAACCAGGACCTGGCGGCCAAGATGGCGGGCTGGGAGGGGTTCGGCATCGCACCACCCTATCCGCTCAGCCTCCTCGACGAGCTTCGCGATTCGATTGGCGCCCAGAATATCTTGATCAAGAAGGACAGAATTCTTCAGTCCTTCGCTCAGCAGGACCTCGACCGGGCGCGCCAGACGCTGAAGGAGGCACAGCAGCGCCGGCGCCAGGTGGCGGAGCTGCTCGAAAAGCCGGCGCTAGCGGGAGACCAACTGCGCCAGGAATGGCTGGACGACCTTGCCCGGCTGGCCGAGGCCTCAGCGCAGGCGGAGATCCTTTCGGCCGGTGCCAGGCAGAAGATGACCGAGATGGCGCTGGCCCTGCACAACGACAAGCTCGCCTTTCTCGAGCGGCAACTGCGGGTGGCGAACGCCACCCCGGCCGTTTTCAGCCAGGCGGAGCTGGAAAAAAAGCTCGCTGCCGTGGCCACGGAGCAGCAGCAGCTCGAAGCCGAGCAGCTCCGGGTCGGCCGGGAGAGCTCCCTGGGTCAGGAGCGGTTGCAACAGGCGCGACAGGAGCTGCAGCGCGCTCGTGCCGCCGCCGTCGGCCAGGCCGAAATCGAACAGTTGCAGGAGACCCTTGAGCTGCGCCAGGCACAATCCGACAACCTCGCCCTGAAGGCCGAGTTCTACAAGATCCGTGACGTCGTCCTGAGGTACGAGAAGTCGATCTGGGGGGAACGCTACCGGGTGGTTCGGGGGGTCGACAGTGCCGAACTGGAGAAGCTCGCGGAGCGGTTGCAGGGCGCCCAACGCCGGGCGGAAGAGTACCGCTCCTACCTTGATTCGAGCTTGAAGCTGGCACAGAACCTGGCCCTCAACCAGCGGCAGCGGCTGGCCGACCTGGGGCCAGGGGCTGCGGCGCGGGAGCCGGTGCAGCAGCAGCTCGACAATTATGTCGAGCGGAGCGATTTTCTGCTCAAGGCGCTGGGGACCGTCGACGACATCCTGCGGCTGCAAAATCACTTAATCGACGAGGTCCAGGAGCGTCGGCAGCAGACCAGCGGCGAACAGCAGCTGCAGGGAACTGCTGCCCGCGCCTGGGAGCTGGTCCGCCGGTCCTGGAGCTACGAGCTGTTCGTCGTCGAGGACACCATTCTGGTCAACGGTCAGGCAGTGACCAAGGAGCGACCGGTAACCATCGGCAAGGTAGCGGTGGCGCTGGCGATCCTGGTGGTTGGGCTGTGGCTGGTTTTTCTGATTCGGGACCGAGTCCGTGGGCTGGCAGCCAGGTTCCTGAAGCTTGAGGTGGGGACGGCGGTCCTCGTCGAAAAAATACTGACGGCACTGGTCGTCATCGCGGTTTTCGTCTTTGCCCTGATTACGGTGAAGATTCCGCTGACGATTTTCGCCTTCATGGGAGGTGCCCTCGCCATCGGCGTCGGCTTCGGTGCGCAGAACCTGATCAACAACTTCATCAGCGGGATGATTCTGCTGTTCGAGCGGCCGATCAAGGTTGGGGATGTGATCGAGGTCGATGGCAACCGTGGCCGGGTGATCGAGATCGGCGCCCGCTGCTCACAGGTGCGACGCTTCGACGGTTTCGACATGCTGGTGCCGAACAGCGAGTTTCTGCAGAAGAGCGTCATCAACCTGACCCTGGCGGACGAGCTCATTCGCCTCAAGGTGCGGGTCGGGGTAGCTTACGGCTCGCCGACCCGGGAGGTGGTACAGATCATGTCCGAAGCGATGGCCGAGCACGGCCGGATCCTTAAGCAGCCGGAACCGGTGGTCCTGTTCGAGGATTTCGGCGACAGTGCCCTGATCTTCAGCGCCTATTTCTGGGCGCAGGTCAGCCCGAGCTACGATTATCGCATCATAGAGAGCGACTACCGGCACATGCTCGACCACCGCTTCGGCGAAGCCGGCATCGTCATGGCCTTCCCGCAGCTCGACGTGCACCTCGACCGGGCCACTCCGGTCCGGCGGGCGGAGCGCGGTGCCGAAAAGAGTGGCTCGCCCCCCGGGACCGGCCCGTCAGTTTAG
- the glk gene encoding glucokinase codes for MLVLAGDIGGTTTRLAFFRDAGNGLETVAAGHYASRERGSLAAILQAFVAEHGLAPERVCLGIAGPVCEGRVLTPNLPWLVDAGELAGLLGLTRVSLINDLQANAYGIPLLGEEDFAVLSPGRPDPSGPIAVISAGTGLGESMAVWDGTAHRPLPTEGGHADFAPRNELETELLLYLRAEFGRVSYERVLSGPGLGNIYRFLRDSRNLAEDPAIVMEMGQGDAAAAIARAALAGSCPLCGQALDLFVSLYGAEAGNLALRTLATGGVYLGGGIAPKIIDRLQGPAFMLAFTAKGRLSPLLETIPVRVILNERTALLGAGRCALLGPA; via the coding sequence ATGCTGGTTCTGGCAGGGGACATCGGGGGGACGACGACGCGGCTCGCTTTTTTCCGCGACGCCGGCAACGGACTCGAAACGGTGGCGGCGGGACACTATGCGAGCCGCGAGCGCGGCAGCCTGGCCGCCATCCTGCAGGCCTTCGTTGCCGAACACGGCCTGGCCCCCGAACGTGTCTGCCTCGGTATCGCCGGACCGGTGTGTGAGGGCCGGGTGCTGACCCCCAATCTCCCCTGGCTCGTCGACGCCGGGGAACTGGCCGGGCTGCTGGGCCTGACACGGGTCTCCCTGATCAACGACCTGCAGGCCAACGCCTACGGCATTCCCCTGCTGGGCGAGGAGGATTTTGCGGTCCTCAGCCCGGGGCGGCCCGACCCCTCGGGGCCCATCGCCGTCATCTCCGCCGGCACCGGGCTCGGCGAGTCGATGGCGGTCTGGGACGGCACCGCCCACCGTCCCCTGCCGACCGAGGGGGGGCATGCCGACTTCGCCCCCCGCAACGAACTGGAGACAGAACTGCTCCTCTATCTGCGGGCCGAATTCGGCCGGGTGAGTTACGAACGGGTCCTCTCCGGACCCGGCCTGGGCAACATCTACCGCTTCCTGCGCGACAGCCGCAACCTCGCCGAGGACCCCGCGATAGTCATGGAAATGGGCCAGGGCGACGCGGCGGCTGCCATCGCCCGGGCCGCCCTGGCGGGGAGTTGTCCCCTGTGCGGACAGGCCCTCGACCTCTTCGTCTCCCTCTACGGCGCCGAGGCCGGCAACCTCGCCCTGCGCACCCTCGCCACCGGCGGCGTCTACCTCGGCGGCGGCATCGCCCCGAAAATCATCGACCGGCTCCAGGGCCCGGCCTTCATGCTCGCCTTCACCGCCAAGGGGCGCCTCAGCCCGCTGCTCGAAACCATCCCGGTGCGGGTCATCCTCAACGAGCGCACGGCCCTGCTCGGCGCCGGCCGCTGCGCCCTGCTCGGTCCCGCCTGA
- a CDS encoding isochorismatase family protein translates to MNYTELLNPQNSAVVFIDFQPQMVFGVANIDRQTLFNNVLLLAKAAKIFKVPTILTTVESKGFSGNMWPQLLDLFPGQEPIERSSMNSWEDAKFVAAVQATGRKKLVMAALWTEVCLAFPALEAIKAGYEVYAVEDASGGTTVTAHNAAMRRVEQAGAVPMTALQVLLEYQRDWARKETYDAVIEAVKEHCGAYGQGVEYAYTMVHGAPPSRKGAGR, encoded by the coding sequence ATGAATTACACGGAACTGCTCAACCCACAGAACTCCGCCGTCGTCTTCATCGACTTCCAGCCGCAGATGGTCTTCGGTGTGGCTAACATCGACCGGCAGACCCTCTTCAACAACGTCCTGCTGCTGGCCAAGGCGGCCAAAATCTTCAAGGTGCCGACTATTCTGACCACGGTGGAGTCGAAAGGCTTCTCCGGCAACATGTGGCCGCAGCTGCTCGACCTCTTCCCCGGCCAGGAGCCGATCGAGCGCAGCTCCATGAACTCGTGGGAGGATGCGAAGTTCGTCGCCGCGGTGCAGGCCACCGGGCGCAAGAAGCTGGTCATGGCGGCCCTCTGGACCGAGGTCTGTCTGGCCTTCCCGGCCCTGGAGGCAATCAAGGCGGGCTATGAAGTCTATGCCGTCGAGGATGCCTCCGGCGGCACCACCGTCACCGCCCACAACGCCGCCATGCGCCGCGTCGAGCAGGCGGGCGCGGTGCCGATGACCGCCCTGCAGGTCCTCCTCGAGTACCAGCGCGACTGGGCCCGCAAGGAAACCTACGACGCCGTGATCGAGGCGGTGAAGGAACACTGCGGCGCCTACGGCCAGGGAGTGGAGTACGCCTATACCATGGTGCACGGGGCGCCTCCCAGCCGCAAAGGCGCGGGCCGTTGA
- a CDS encoding antibiotic biosynthesis monooxygenase: MEGPEREGGPLTVVVTWRVRLGCEEAFEAWRREIAAAALEFPGHMGIDVIRPGATPGEYVVIFRFDTYEHLRAWQESDIRRKLLKKAESFRESEPSYRLESGLEFWFAPPGVPASPPRWKMALVTVIGVWPASLLVPRLLHPFTGNLPAPLKALLIAVGIVILLTWAIMPLLVRILRPWLHRRG; this comes from the coding sequence ATGGAAGGTCCCGAACGGGAAGGCGGCCCGCTAACGGTCGTCGTCACTTGGCGGGTCCGGCTGGGATGCGAAGAGGCGTTCGAGGCGTGGCGCCGGGAGATTGCGGCCGCTGCCCTGGAATTCCCCGGCCACATGGGGATCGACGTGATTCGTCCGGGCGCCACCCCGGGCGAATATGTGGTCATCTTCCGCTTCGATACCTACGAGCACCTGCGGGCATGGCAGGAGTCGGATATCCGCCGGAAGCTGCTGAAGAAGGCCGAGTCGTTTCGGGAGAGTGAACCGTCCTACCGCTTGGAAAGCGGTCTGGAGTTCTGGTTTGCGCCGCCGGGCGTGCCGGCCTCGCCGCCCCGCTGGAAGATGGCCCTGGTCACGGTCATCGGCGTCTGGCCGGCGAGCCTGCTGGTCCCCCGGCTGCTGCATCCTTTCACCGGCAACCTGCCTGCGCCCCTTAAGGCCCTGCTGATTGCCGTGGGCATCGTGATTCTTCTCACCTGGGCGATCATGCCGCTGCTGGTGCGAATTCTTCGTCCCTGGCTGCATCGGCGCGGATAA
- a CDS encoding amidohydrolase: MKAPELILHNGAITTLDDSHPQVSAVAITGGRITATGGEELLAAADDKTQRIDLKGRRVIPGLNDSHIHVIRGGLNFNMELRWDGVPSLSLALEMLREQARRTPPPQWVRVIGGWTEFQFAERRLPTLEEINDAAPDTPVFVLHLYDRALVNGAALRALGYARETPDPPGGVIERDKAGNPTGLLIAKPNALILYASLAKGPKLGFDDQVNSTRHFLRELNRLGITSCIDAGGGFQNYPDDYRVVEQLEGRGELTLRIAYNLFTQRPKEEYDDFARWIGMTEPGKGSDVYRMNGAGEMLVFSAADFEDFLEPRPDLLPGMEAELKKVVGLLAAKRWPFRLHATYNESISRFLDVFEAVDREIPFQGLRWFFDHAETISEKSMERVRRLGGGIAIQDRMAFQGEYFVARYGAEAARRTPPISRMLEMGIPVGAGTDATRVSSYNPWVALYWLVSGRTAGGLPLYDEKNRLDRTAALRLYTVGSSWFSGDEGKKGGIAAGQLADLAVLSADYFTVPEEEIKGIEAVLTVMGGKIVHGSGDFGPLAPPLPPVSPDWSPVASYGGYHRGSISSGLHRQGCACHSHRLVRSPKEFRFWGIGCDCFAF, translated from the coding sequence ATGAAAGCACCCGAACTGATACTGCATAATGGAGCGATTACCACCCTCGATGATTCGCATCCCCAAGTCTCGGCCGTTGCCATTACCGGCGGACGGATAACGGCCACCGGCGGAGAGGAGCTGCTCGCCGCGGCCGACGACAAGACGCAGCGGATCGATCTGAAGGGACGGCGGGTCATTCCGGGGCTCAACGACTCCCACATCCACGTGATCCGGGGAGGGCTCAACTTCAACATGGAGCTGCGCTGGGACGGAGTACCATCGCTGTCACTGGCGCTGGAGATGCTCCGCGAGCAGGCCCGACGCACGCCGCCGCCCCAGTGGGTGCGCGTGATCGGCGGCTGGACGGAATTCCAGTTTGCCGAGCGGCGGCTGCCGACCCTGGAGGAGATCAACGACGCCGCGCCCGACACGCCGGTGTTCGTCCTGCATCTGTACGACCGGGCACTGGTCAACGGGGCGGCGCTCCGGGCGCTCGGCTACGCGCGGGAGACCCCCGATCCCCCCGGCGGGGTGATCGAGCGGGACAAGGCGGGGAATCCGACCGGGCTTCTCATCGCCAAGCCGAACGCCCTGATTCTCTACGCGAGTCTCGCCAAGGGGCCGAAGCTCGGTTTCGACGACCAGGTCAACTCGACCCGCCACTTCCTGCGCGAACTGAACCGGCTGGGGATCACCAGCTGCATCGACGCCGGCGGCGGTTTCCAGAACTATCCCGACGACTACCGGGTCGTCGAGCAGTTGGAGGGAAGGGGTGAGCTGACCCTGCGGATCGCCTACAACCTCTTCACCCAGAGGCCGAAAGAGGAGTACGACGACTTTGCCCGCTGGATCGGCATGACCGAACCGGGGAAGGGGAGTGACGTCTACAGGATGAACGGCGCCGGCGAGATGCTGGTCTTCTCCGCCGCCGACTTCGAGGACTTCCTGGAGCCGCGCCCCGACCTTCTGCCGGGGATGGAAGCGGAGCTGAAGAAGGTGGTCGGCCTGCTGGCGGCGAAGCGCTGGCCGTTCCGCCTGCACGCCACCTACAACGAATCGATCTCCCGCTTCCTCGACGTCTTCGAGGCGGTCGACCGGGAGATTCCGTTCCAGGGGCTGCGCTGGTTTTTCGACCATGCCGAGACCATCTCGGAGAAAAGCATGGAGCGGGTGCGGCGCCTCGGCGGCGGGATTGCCATCCAGGACCGGATGGCGTTCCAGGGAGAATACTTCGTGGCCCGCTACGGGGCCGAGGCGGCCAGGCGGACCCCGCCCATCAGCCGGATGCTGGAGATGGGCATTCCGGTCGGCGCCGGGACGGACGCCACGCGGGTATCGAGCTACAACCCCTGGGTCGCACTCTACTGGCTCGTGAGCGGCAGGACCGCGGGAGGTCTGCCGCTGTATGACGAGAAGAACCGCCTCGACCGAACCGCGGCGCTCAGGCTCTACACGGTCGGCAGCTCCTGGTTCTCCGGCGACGAGGGGAAAAAGGGGGGGATTGCGGCGGGGCAGCTTGCCGACCTGGCGGTGCTGTCGGCGGACTACTTCACCGTCCCCGAAGAGGAGATCAAGGGGATCGAGGCGGTGCTGACCGTCATGGGGGGGAAGATCGTCCATGGCAGCGGCGATTTTGGTCCCCTGGCGCCTCCACTGCCGCCGGTGAGTCCCGACTGGTCGCCGGTAGCCAGTTATGGCGGCTACCACCGTGGAAGTATCTCATCAGGCCTGCATCGTCAGGGATGCGCCTGCCACAGCCATCGGCTAGTCCGGTCGCCGAAAGAGTTCCGCTTCTGGGGTATCGGCTGCGACTGCTTCGCTTTCTGA
- a CDS encoding class I SAM-dependent methyltransferase: protein MTKSVECNKMAMEYFYELFEELPRQGPGCREATLRALGLLKDLPSKPRVLDIGCGCGMQTQILAQELKTKILAIDNHRPLLDRLDRAAARKGLDIETRELSMIDMPFDAESFDLLWAEGSIFIIGLARGLQDFRAYLKTGGYLAFTELCWFESEPPAEARTYFDNVYPDIRTADEVRRLAAASGYKVIESFNLPDSAWWDDYYTPMLERMKELRFKNAGVAEAEAVCAGCEAEIEMFRRHSKSYGYAFFVLQRI from the coding sequence ATGACCAAAAGCGTGGAGTGCAACAAGATGGCAATGGAATACTTCTACGAACTCTTCGAAGAACTGCCCCGACAGGGACCGGGTTGCAGGGAAGCCACCCTTAGGGCGCTTGGTCTGCTGAAGGATCTGCCATCAAAACCCAGAGTGCTGGATATCGGCTGCGGGTGCGGTATGCAGACGCAGATCCTCGCTCAGGAACTGAAGACGAAAATCCTGGCGATCGACAACCACCGGCCCCTGCTGGATCGCTTGGACCGGGCCGCCGCACGGAAGGGTTTGGACATCGAAACGCGCGAACTGTCCATGATCGACATGCCCTTTGACGCAGAGAGCTTCGACCTGCTCTGGGCCGAGGGCTCCATTTTCATCATCGGACTTGCGCGCGGGCTGCAGGACTTCAGGGCCTACCTCAAGACAGGCGGCTATCTGGCCTTCACCGAGTTGTGCTGGTTCGAGAGCGAGCCTCCGGCCGAGGCCAGGACCTACTTCGACAACGTCTATCCGGACATCAGAACCGCGGACGAAGTGCGCCGGTTGGCGGCCGCCAGCGGCTACAAAGTGATCGAAAGCTTCAATCTGCCCGACAGCGCATGGTGGGACGACTACTACACGCCGATGCTCGAGCGCATGAAGGAACTGAGGTTCAAGAACGCCGGTGTGGCCGAGGCAGAAGCGGTCTGCGCCGGGTGCGAGGCCGAGATCGAGATGTTCCGGCGGCATTCGAAGAGCTACGGCTACGCCTTCTTCGTGCTGCAAAGGATCTGA